One genomic window of Oryctolagus cuniculus chromosome 11, mOryCun1.1, whole genome shotgun sequence includes the following:
- the ACR gene encoding acrosin precursor (The RefSeq protein has 2 frameshifts, 1 non-frameshifting indel compared to this genomic sequence) encodes MLPTAVLLVLVVSVVAKDNATCDGPCGLRFRQNPQGGFRVVGGQAAQQGAWPWMVSLQIFTPRNNRRYHACGGVLLNAHWVLTAAHCFNNKQKVYEWRMVFGAQEIEYGTDKPVRPPLQERYVEKVVTHDQYNYMTEGNDIALLKITPPVPCGPFIGPGCLPNSKAGPPKAAQTCYVAGWGYVKENAPRPSPTLMEARVDLINLELCNSTQWYNGRITASNLCAGYPSGKIDTCQGDSGGPLMCRENQGEPFVVQGITSWGVGCARAKRPGIYTATWPFLDWIASRIGSNALRMIQPATPTPPTTRSPGVHQPPSAHPPWYFQHASGPPHPHPHPHPHPHPRPPQPPAAQAPPPPPPPPPPPPPPPPPPPPPPPPPPPASTKPPQALSFAKRLQQLVEVLKGGSTFSGAKRVDTAAAAAEATEIPEVTLAS; translated from the exons ATGCTGCCAACTGCCGTTCTGCTGGTCTTGGTAGTGTCCGTGGTTGCCAAGGATAACGCCACGTGTGA TGGCCCCTGTGGGTTGCGGTTCAGGCAGAACCCACAAGGGGGGTTCCGAGTCGTCGGAGGGCAGGCTGCCCAGcagggggcctggccctggatggtcAGCCTCCAGATCTTCACGCCCCGCAACAATCGCAGATACCACGCGTGCGGAGGCGTCCTGCTGAATGCCCACTGGGTGCTCACTGCTGCCCACTGCTTCAACAACAAACA GAAAGTCTATGAGTGGAGGATGGTTTTTGGGGCACAGGAAATCGAGTACGGGACGGACAAGCCAGTGAGGCCACCTCTGCAGGAGAGATACGTGGAGAAAGTCGTCACTCACGACCAATACAACTATATGACAGAGGGAAATGACATCGCTCTCCTGAAGATCACTCCTCCTGTTCCCTGTGGGCCCTTCATTGGACCTGGCTGTCTGCCTAATTCAAAGGCAGGCCCACCTAAAGCTGCCCAGACGTGCTACGTGGCCGGCTGGGGGTACGTCAAAGAGAACG CCCCCAGGCCATCACCTACACTGATGGAGGCGCGTGTGGACCTCATCAACCTCGAACTGTGTAATTCGACTCAGTGGTACAATGGGCGCATTACTGCAAGCAATCTGTGCGCAGGGTATCCTTCAGGCAAGATTGACACCTGCCAG GGGGACAGCGGCGGGCCTCTCATGTGCAGAGAAAACCAGGGCGAGCCCTTCGTGGTCCAGGGCATCACGAGCTGGGGCGTAGGCTGTGCTCGTGCTAAGCGCCCTGGGATCTACACGGCTACCTGGCCCTTCCTGGACTGGATCGCTTCTAGAATCGGCTCTAATGCCTTGCGCATGATTCAACCAGCTACCCCTACCCCTCCCACTACCCgatccccgccccccacccgcccccccgGCGTGCACCAGCCGCCCTCTGCGCACCCTCCTTGGTATTTCCAACATGCTTCTGGAccacctcaccctcaccctcaccctcaccctcaccctcaccctcgaCCCCCGCAACCACCTGCAGCCCAAGCCccgcctccgcccccgcccccgcctccgccccctcctccgcccccgccccctcccccgcccccacccccgcccccgccc gcatcA ACCAAGCCTCCCCAAGCACTTTCTTTTGCCAAGCGCCTACAGCAGCTGGTAGAGGTGTTGAAGGGGGGCAGCACCTTTTCTGGTGCCAAGAGGGTTGACACCGCGGCAGCGGCAGCGGAGGCCACAGAGATCCCAGAAGTGACCCTGGCTTCCTGA